aatacaaAACCAATATAGTGACACTGCCcaaaaaagagggaaaaggcAGTGTCACTATCAACAAAAAGAAAGCAGcactgaaaagaaaataaaaaataagtagcaCCAACCAGCAGTAGTAGTTTCTAATTAGGGAAACAGGCAGAGCCCATTATGTAGAGATGCATGATAACCTTCATCATAATGTTAATTTACAGCATAATTAGAGTACATAAGTGTGTCTGGAATCTGCATGGATTAatctatatatcttttatatatatatatatatatatatatatgacctgGCCTTGCAGTACTAGTAGTACTatctcatctatatatatattcgcaATCGGATAGGCACGGCACGGCTAgggtttctcttttagtttGGAGATGAGAGACTGAGCTGAGAGGAAATTTCGTTCGGTTTTGGAGAGGAAATGTAAGAAATACGGTGTCGTTTggcaagaggaaaaaagaatcCGGATGTAATATCCGGTTACGGATTACCGGATTAAAAAACCGGATCCATAACCGGATCCGGTTTTCTCTCAACCGCCCGGGtgtaatccgggcggataactgCCCGGATtcatccggatccggatttccGGACCGGATCCGGAGAAAATCCGGTCCGGTCTGGatctataaagatatatatctaTTAGATCCGTGGATAGCCGCTTTTagtatataaagatatatatatatattaagtcggAGCAACGTGCAAAACACGTTTGCCTAGTTGGGTGATGcaaagtttttaataaaaaaaaaatatgattttttataaaataaaatttattaatgcataaaaaaagtaaattttaggaAACATTTTTTGATAATGATAAGTTAGTGAAGTATAATATCTTTCTATTGGTATATTCTGGCCGGATGTCACAATAGTTAATCTACGTATgtagttaaattatattttagtttaaaattaaatatacaacATTATACATAAACCTGCAGGCACTAAgtacactcagattattttttttcatctcgTATTCTTTCTTTGgcctgtttgtttgtttttttctttttcgttttagAAATGTAAATGGATATTATATAGAGATGAAATGTTACAAAGCAGGAAAATTGTTTACTAACGTGTaagtagctttttttttttccttcttttctttttctttttttattgagaactattttagtaatataattagttagCAAAGCTTTTTCTTGAGTTCAAAACTTGTTTTACTCTTGCATAGCTCAAGTCTTTGACCAGCTCGATAAGAAGATTATGCAACCCAATGGcccaaaataaatagagagaagGTTGCCGACtgatggagagagagaaattagagaaatgatagaacATAATTTTTCATTAGTTTAAAAGTTAAACAACTCAAGGACAAAAAtgtaactacaaaaaaaaaacaagaaaattaatgttCATTAGTACGATTTATATAGGATAGATACTTATTATAATACTAagtctacataaaaaaaattaatattttaataataaattacactCTTTTCCAAATGATtatatattacttatatattatacCATTGAATgtaatattactaataatatAGTGCTCAAAATGTCATACCGTACATATTGGAAATGCAACTTTTCTCCAATTTTGGGTGTAAATTTTGTGGCTAAAACAGAAGTCTTTGCAGTAAGTGACATGATCCGTACGTTCGTTCAGCCTATCTTCGTACGACTTCCCTGTCTGGGCCAGAATCTCCATGGACGAACCTTAATTATTTCGAGTCTGGGCTGATCAGTcaaagtttaaattattttaatgtctCAATATTAAGAGGCCGGAGTAGGCAAATCCTACAGGGCTGCACAAATTATGTCGGCCGTATGTGTGTATAGCCAGCCGTACAGCACTCACCAATAGTCAAGGGAGAGCGTGTGGCATCAATATTAGCCAACCAACCCttccttcactttctttttcgtCTCAATCAATTCAATTGGTTCGATATAGATGTTTCCTGAAACTTCACaaacccttaaaaaaaaaaaaatcgaatttGAATATGCAAACCCTTTCACATATATCTCACAATTTCAAGTAAGAATGATATATATGGTAGAATTTATGAGCTGAAAAGATGTTTGCTTTCTTTCAAAAACAGGTAATTAATCAAAGGTTGTACGTAACCATTTTGTCGTTGGCTATGTATTGTGAGGAAAATGCTAAAATTATTGCATCCGTacaatattagattttttttctcaatgttagattttcgTCTTTATTAagattatttatgtgattttcgTCTTTATTAAgattatttatatgattttttatttattgagagaatgaatgagatattttaaatagttatcttaaatacagttttaagatatttaaattttgtaaactttatttagaaaaaagtaagatttattgttaaaaaattaattttattttatataaattttatatattttttatattttttaaaataagtatacGAGActcacatattttaaatttgtaactatcatttctctatttgaacAACTTAAAGAGATAATTACGTAATaaaatcagaatgattacaaaTTAAGCAGTAAGTCGACGGAACTCTCTATGCATTTattccaataaaaaaatgatgcatcAGTCGTATTGAAACTGCCCAAAGTAGTCTTTCTATTGAGTAAACCTTAGAAACAGTCCAGTAGTTTTCAGCCCAAGAGCAGTCCACCACTAACTAATTGACACCTAGGCATTTCACTACACCTATCATATAGTTGCACTACATCTAATTAAAATCAGGCAAGCCCTTTGCACCCCCATCTCCAGTCTCCACCCCCCCTCTCGCACCCCCTCCCCCTCGACTGGATCTCGCAACTCCTTCTCTACCCTTTGTCTTCATCTCCTCCCGCGACATAGAGGATCTTGCACAACACTCACCTATCGGCTTCGTCTCCTCTCGTCACATAGAGGCTCTCACAAGGCACCCCCCTCTCGTCCCTTTGTTATACTACAAATTCTTAGCCCAAAGTGCAGAGCAACAAAGCATgaaagggaaacaaaaattgggaCTGAGATTAAATTTCTATAAAcccatataaaatgaaaaatcctTTCACTCATAAGCTTCCTGTGTGAAACCCCTGCCCCAGATTGCCGCTTCATGAACTGCCGCACTGTAAGAAATGTTCATCCGTGCGTAACCAGTAGTTGCTTACAAATATGAAGATTTACAGGTTTACAAATCTGCAAATCACACCCTTCTgctcgttttatgtttttttttttttttttttattttcccatgCGATCGATTTTTCTATGGCTCTTGGGCGTCGGGCTGAGATGGTGGTAGTTGAAGATTTTGCagtgaggaagaggaagagtgaGGTGACGAACTGCTTTGGGCGAAAAGTGAGCTGCTTTCCTTAGAAACGTTCTAGTGTGATGGAGTCTATTTCTTTTACTGTGAAATTTCTGATGTGGCGTGCTGTGAATGGAGGGTTGCTTTTCTCCTTTTGTCAGCCCGACCACTCCTAAGCGGCTCTGCTTTCTATTCACTGCATGATGATTCTTATAAGAACATCAACTTCCAAACCACATTATTTTAATCAGCAGGTAGTGATGTCATGATGACGAAGAGAATGACGATTAATTAGATAGGAAAAGTAAAggcataataatattattaattattcctAACTGCGTTTAATCCTAACCAACTGGCAACTACACACACCAATCTTGTCAATGTTATTAATTACACACGACTTTGATCATACAATTGTCATGCATATTTTGTGGGAAAATTCTGTTTGTAACCATCCCCGCTCAACCATCGCGCACCCATATGATGTGGcaagtcaaaagtatttttgaaTTCATTAATATCAAAACTATGCGTTTCTCCTTCTCTCCTCCCTTCCCCTTCCTCTCCCCCTCCCGCAtccttccctttctccttcTCGTTCTCCTCCCTTCCCCTTCcctttcatatattttctttagatttctcttctctttcatCCATTCCAACACCCTTCACCTTCTCCTTCATCCATTCCGCACCATTCTCCCAAATCCCCTTCAGGAAAATCCTAACTCATCCTGTGAGAcccatctgttttttttttttttgcagtttCTGTGAGACCCAACTGTTCAGAATAATCCCTGAAGTATATACACGTTAGATTCACGTGCGTGTGGGGTTGGGATTCTGCAGCAGGAGAAGTGGAGCTGAACGACATGGGCCATCCATATTACATAGACACCCCTGGAAGTTTGTCCTAAATGAAATCATTCCCAATTCTGCAAGGAATTTCCTCGTATAGCTTATtctgaatattaaaaaataatggaagGGGCAACTAATTAGTGTATAAGACTGTTTAAACCCCACTGGACATTTCTCCTTGAAAAACTCTGCCAACAGGTAGAGGACTTGGTCGGTGTAGAGCAAACCGGCCAACAGGTAGAGGAAGAGATTTGGGGGagatgaaggaaaaataaaaaagaaaagaaaaagaaaccagAGACGAAAACCAGTTCTGCATCAACGAGAAATCAAAAAAACCACCAAAATGGATTCGGCGTCCAGAAGAAGAAACCAGAGATGAAAAGCAGAAGAAGAAACCAGAGACAAAAAGCAGAAGAAGAAACTAGAAACGAAAAGCAGAAAAGCAGTACAACGATttccctccattttttttttttttacactaaccATCTGACAACACCACCTCAGCATTGGGTGCGCAATGGTTACACACCCTTTGTTGTACGTAGCACTTCTGCGATCCTCGATTTTTCAGATATCAACATCCTAAACTTGTGAGCACCTTGAAAAATATTTCCACCTACTTTCATTCAGCTTCACCAGTATTATTTTCCCAACAAAATTAAATAACTTCACCAGTAACATTAGTGGGCATGTGATCGTGTGAGCTTTTTGTCCAATCCATTGCCCATTGCCGCTCATGTTAATGCTTGTGATCATTtcgctatatatatgtatttatatttattttataataaaagtgattttataatttgacatacaccaaatcatatcattttaattttatggatttatttttgtgtaatctatttataattcaagtattttccttttatatcaattaatatagaaatgtttatgtgttttaattttaatttttataattataatataatattattcacacACTTATTAGTAACTTTGCAAGTCAATTCTTTTTAACGCTTTACGCTTTCAGCTTGTGAACTCAGCTAAATCACATGATTTTCTAGAACGTTATAAGGACTTGGAAAGGGAAATAGACGTGGAGCCAGACGGACAAGTACACCAAGAACAATAGGTACATTAATGTTCGAGTTTTtgtatatttatgtatgtatccATGTTTGCACGTAAATTAATAAACACCAAAGTCGGGAAACATAAATAACCAATGTCCTTTTGGGCGGTAACTATGAGTGGTGGCTGTAAAGCCAACCAAATGCTTAACTAAGGAAGATCGCCGAGACGTTATCGTCTGCCTAAACATTGAAGTCACGTCCTAGTAATTTAGTAAAGTCAAGCATTTCTCCACGTGCTTGACAATCGCTTCCTCCTCCTCTATATAAAGCTACCCCACCCATATCAACGAGTGTCTACATTCGTTGATAAAAATGGCGATATGTGGAGGAATTACCGAAGTTAAGGAGATCAGCCCGGAGATCGACAGTCTCGCTCGTTTCGCCGTCGATGAGCACAACAAGAAACAGGTTTGCTAATTCCCCCACTTTCATTTTTATGGTACTCTATATAGTCATATGATCAAGATGCTCTACATATTAAGTTATAAGTCAAGCTGATATGGGTTACACGTGTAATATGCAGGAGTTAGTTATATTAGTTAGTTATCACTGTATGTTTATAAATAGAAACTCATCCTTCTGTAATTGATGAGTCTGAagttttctttctccttctaTTTCCATTTCCTCTGTTTCTTGGATAATCAAGATTctgatatggtatcagagcaataaaCTCTGATGACTTCCGCATCAAACTCTGTTATGGGTTCATAAAATCCTGCGTTTATGCTTGAAGATTTTTCCAACCCTTATACTACAATTCCTAGCAAATTAGCTCGTAAAGATTGATTGATTTATGACGAATCATTTTAATTTAGGTGATTGGAATTTTATCGAATTGAGTTTTATCACGTCTAAGATTTGGTCAAATACGCTAAATCGTGGGCTGATGGATGCAGTGTGGGAATCAGCCGTAGAAATCTTAGGACCCTTTCCAGTTAAAGTTTGGCTTCCAATTGTATAATTTGGATTGAGATTATGGGAAAGAGGTTGATGGTTAAATCATTTTCAACCTTGATTATATACTACACTAAGTTTTGAGGattattttttagtttgtttttattttttgccccAAACATTTTAATAGATGTTATTAGAACGTCAAAATTTTGGTTATTTGGACGAAAATCCTGTTGTAAGATTATATCCGTGTGTGACTATTCTTTGTGGGACTTTTGTTATCGTTTTGTGGTGCAGAATACACTTCTGGGGTTTGGGAAGGTGCTGAAAGCGAAAAAGCAGGTGGTTGCTGGAATGAACTACTTTATAACACTGGAGGCAACAGATGGAGGGAAGAAGAAATTTTATGAAGCCAAGATTTGGGAGAAGTCATGGGAGAACTTCAAGGAGTTGGTGGAGTTCAAGCTCATCGAGGATGCCCCTTCAGGCTCTAGTGCTTAGCTAGGTATCAATTACAGAAAACCCTTGCTCTGTTTTGATTTCTGGTGTTGATTTTCATGAGGATCAATTAAGACTACAAGTTGACTTAACTGTTAATAAGAATAGAAGGGTTGAGGAATTGAATGCGCATTCCCATTTGATGCTGCCATAAGAGACTGTGTCTAGGAAATGTGTGTTTTGTGCTGGAATGCATGTAGGAGATTGCCTTCTAAAGTCTAAACAGGGCCCAACAATCATAACATCCTTTTCCTATATGAGTAAAGATGTTAATGTAAGTATCAAGTGTTCATTCATTAGTGGGGAAACAGTATTTTTTACCCTCGACCTATCATCATCTTCTTAACTTGTACCACAAACTACCCAAACTATAAATTTGCATTCTAAACAACCAGATTTTGATAATTTGTGCCTCGGTCAAGATCTGGtttgaaattcccaatgtacccctgtaaaaccacgaaattgtctaccaatttctttgaataaataagttagatctcaattatcaagattatgaaacgaatcaaatactttaaaataagtaatcaaacttgcaagacacaacgattggttacgaagggaaaccctttaaagaactctttaaaggtaaaaccctacgggataaccaaacccaggaaagtcaatcttattatttgaagaacaattacaagcaataatgaATTACAAAGCCTTTGCAATTTGACTCttttacttgcctagacaaacgacccgtttgtcttctgcCACAGTAGTAgtcagaacctctggcgatcttcaaatgttgacttcccttctggaactccaaaggctgaaatccaatcgatgttgcttcactctcaaagcacgatcacactcaagaagatatgaaatatcccatgaaaattctcataaaCGCTTAGAATATCCTCTCTAAAATTTGTGACTTAAAGTCCTTAAAGAAGATACAAAAccaaatccctttaaatagaaagtctgaaaagagttctagttgcagtaggattctgctgacggttagcaacagatgTGAAAATGCGTCCcaacggactgctaacatttcatgataacttcttctgatatagactaaactctgttcagatttcttctggataagtgcaaaactatcagaactcgattttgacttcagggacttatctaaacaactcctaaaacttctagatagactcagcaTTGTtcagatacaaatcaataattatttttacattcacccaacaataataaataatatgataagataagccttatcatttactcatctaatcctaaccaattttttgcctttacaatctccccctttggcggattgatgacgaaaccagtttgatgaatgtaaatttcctgaaaatatgtcaactatc
This genomic interval from Carya illinoinensis cultivar Pawnee chromosome 10, C.illinoinensisPawnee_v1, whole genome shotgun sequence contains the following:
- the LOC122278909 gene encoding cysteine proteinase inhibitor A-like yields the protein MAICGGITEVKEISPEIDSLARFAVDEHNKKQNTLLGFGKVLKAKKQVVAGMNYFITLEATDGGKKKFYEAKIWEKSWENFKELVEFKLIEDAPSGSSA